The genomic segment ACCCATTTTTACGGTGCCGCGTACGAGGGTCGTTTTCCCCGGGTGCAGTTCCATTTCGGACTCGAAACAGAAGACGCGGTGCTGGATCGCTATGTGGCTTATTACAGAGATAACGGATACCTGCGGGAAAGGGGCGAATGGTTCGATTGGTGGAACCGGCCGATTTTCTGCACCTGGGGGCAGCAGGAATATCTCGAGCTTAGCTGCGACTTCGAGCGCAATCCGCTGACGGCGGACACGTTGATGGATTGGGTCGTAAGCCTGGAGGAGAAGACGGGCGGCCATCCGTTTACGCTGATCGTCGATTCGCACTGGTTCGATCATTACGGGGAATACGGCGTGCATCCGCAGAGGTTCGGCGATACGGCCCGTTTCCGCCGGCTGATCGAATCCGTCAAGGCGCGCGGTCACAAGGTCGTGCTCTGGTACACGCCGCTATGGGTGTCGAAGACGTCCCGTATCGTGCGCGAGCATCCGGAGTGGCTGGTGAAAACCCTGGAGGGGGAGCCGGCCCGCGTCACGAACACCGAAATCTACGACTACGTCTACTTGCTCGATTGCTCGCGCCGGGACGTGCGGGCGCATATCCGCAGCACCGTGCGTTACCTGCTGTCAGACGAGGCTGACGGCCTGAATGCCGACGGCTTCAAGATCGACATGAACTACTACGGTCCGGTCGGCGGCAAGCATGCGATCGACAATTACGAATGGGGCATCGGCGAAAAGCTCTGGTACGAGCTCGTCCGGTTCATCGGCACGGAGGCGGCTGCGGTCAAGGCGGATGCGCTTCTGACGCTGAGCGGGGCGGAGCCGTACTTGCAGCCGTGGGCGCCGGCGCAGCGGCTGAACGATCTGTTCCCCGTCGTGCCGGAGTCGCCCGATCCGTGGTACCGCCGGGCCGCGCTCGTGAGTAAGATGCTCCCCGGCGTGCTGATCGACGTGGACGGCTGGCCGAGTACGCGAACCCGGTCCGCCGAGTATTGGATGGTGTCGCCGACCTTCGGCGTGCCGGTCACCTACCATCTTGATGGCTTCGATAACAAAGAGAAGCTTAGCGACGCCGACTTCGCGCGAATGCGGGCGGCCTGGAACGTCTATGCGAACGCGCCGGTCAAGGCGGACATGGCGCTGCATATCGATCCGGATCGCCGGGTGTTCTACCGGACGTACGGGTCGGGACCGCTGGCGGGCTTCTACGCGGCGCTGGCGATGCATAGCTGCTGTCTCGTCACCTACGGCGAGCGATGGATGATGGCGGCCTCGATCGCGGACATGACGGTGGAGGTGCCGGTGCCGCCGGGCCGTACGATTAGCGCCGCCTGCAAGCGGCTGCCGGGAGGTGATGTGCCGATCGTCTGGGAGGAGGATCGCGAGGCCGGAACCGTTCGATTCAGAATTGAGGATTGCGGCAGGGGCATCGAAGCGTTCGTATTGGAATTCGCGCAGGTTGACGGTTAAGGAGGGAATGGCGGTATGCTGCACAGAAGCGACATTCAAATCCGCGATCCGTTCGTCGTGCCGGTGCCGGAAGAGGGATTGTACTATTTGTACGGCACGACGGATCGTAACGCTTGGTCCGGTCCGGGCATCGGCTTCGACGTCTACCGAAGCCGCGATCTGGAGCAGTGGGAGGGGCCGTTCCCGGCGTTCCGGCCCGAAGCCGGGTTCTGGGGGATCGAAAATTTCTGGGCGCCCGAGGTTCATCGCTGGCGGGGCATGTACTATATGTTCGCCAGCTTCAAGGCGCCCGGACGGCGGCGCGCGACGCAGATTCTGGCCGCGGACGGGCCGCTCGGCCCGTTCAGGCCCTTGTCTGACCGGCCGGCGACGCCGCCGGACTGGGAATGCCTGGACGGCACCTTGTACGTGGACCGGCAGGGCGAACCGTGGATCGTATTCTGCCGCGAGTGGCTGCAGGTGACGGACGGCGAGATGTACGCCCTTCGGCTTAGCGGGGACCTGGCCGAGACGGTGGGTAAGCCGGTTAAGCTGTTCTCCGCGACGGAGGCGCCGTGGGTGCGGAGCACGGTGTACGAAGCTGAGGGTCAGCCGGACGTTCGCGGCTACGTGACGGACGGGCCGTTCCTGTTCCGACCGGCCGAGCGGGAGCTGTGGATGCTCTGGTCGAGCCACGGTGCCGAAGGGTATGCGATGGGCATCGCGATGTCTGCGTCCGGAGAGATTGAAGGGCCGTGGATGCAGGAAGCGCTGCCGTTCTTCCGCCGGGACGGCGGGCACGGGATGCTCTTCGCCGATCTGGAGGGTCGGCTGACGCTCGCGCTGCACTGCCCGAACCGGACGCCGGACGAGCGCCCCGTATTTTTCCGCGTGAAGACGGAGGGCGGTACGCTTGCGCTATAGGAAGACTGAGACGTTCCGGGAGGATGGGCAGCTCGCGCTGGAGCGGGGCTGGGCGGCGTGGGGCCCGCTTTCCTGCTCCGCCTCAGGCGCTTGCCGGCGTGAAAGGCCTTTTTTTACATCTTTATGAAAGCGTTTTATATTAATGATCCTCATTACTTCATATCAGGAGGTAAATCGCTATGAGAAACATCGGTTTGCGTTTCGTTCGTCTTCTGATCGCGGCGGCTTTATTCGTCGCACCTCTGGCCTTCGGCGTGCCGGCGACGCACGCCGCCGGTACGGTCACCGCCTACGCGGCGCCCACCGGCGCGCCCCGCTCCTCCGACTTCACGGTCACAGCCGGCAGCAGCGCCATCGATTTGTACGGAGACAACAACGGCTGGGGCAACAAGGTATCGTACGGTTACTTCGACATGACCGGCTCCGTGACCGTGTCGGTGACGGTCAACTTCTCTTTTTCCTCCTATAAACTGGCGCCTGCTTCCCTCGGTCTCGCCTCTACCCGAAGCGGGAACACGATACAGTTCACGCTGAACGGTCCGACCAACGTATCGCTTATTTTGGACGGGAATTATCAGGGGCGCACGCTCCACCTGTTCGCCAGCGCGCCAGAGACGAGCGTGCCGAGTCCGTCCGATCCGAACGTCATCTACATCGGACCCGGCTATTACGACTACTCTTCCACGCCGACGACGACGATCACGGTCGGTTCGGGCAAGACGCTGTATATCGCCGGCGGCGCGTTCCTGAACGGGCATATCGAAGTGCGCGGCGCCTCGAATGTCGCGATCCGGGGCCGTGGCATCGTCAGCATGAATTATACGTCGACTTATCTGAATCAGCCGATCAGCATCTTGTCGAGCACGAACGTGCAGATGAGCGGCATCATCGTGGACCGGCGAGTCGGTGCCTGGTCGAGCCTGATGGACAACAGCAGCCAGGTCAGCGTCACCGATTACAAAGTCGTCAGCCCGACTTATGCGAGTACGGACGGGCTGAATCTCGTCAATTCCCACGACGTGACGATCGACCGCTCTTTCTTTCGGACCGCCGACGACTGCATCGCGATCAAAGGCGTCGTCACGCCAGGCTACAACGCAAGCGATAATCCGGCGAGCGGAGCGCCCAACTACAACATCACCATCCAGAACAGTCAATTCTGGAGCGATGCCAACGACGTATGGGCGCTCGGCGCGGAGACGCAAGCGGCCTATTACGAGAACATCAAGTATTTGAACAACGACGTCCTGTACAGCTATGACGACCGCGACAATCACGGGGTCATTCAGGACCGGGCCGTTATGGATATCACCGCCTTGAACGGCACGCAGTTCCGCAACATTCTGTACCAGGACATCCGGGTCGAGCAGAGCGTCCGGCTCGTCAATCTCTCTTTTGCGGACAGCTTCTGGTTCGGCTCGCTGCCGGGCAACCAGTCCTTCCCGGGGCTCATCAGCGGCGTGACGTTCCGGAACATTACCGCCGTCGGCACCGGTTCGAAGGAGATTCGGCTGTGGGGCTGGGACCTGGGCAAGCCGGTCAGCGACATTCTGTTCGAGGACGTATCGATCGACGGACAATATTTGACCGATCTGGGCGATAAGCCGTTCAACGTCAACAATTACGTGAAAAACGTCGTCGTCAGGCGCTCTGCCTCACCGGTCGATGCGTATGTCGGCGGGCTGGACTTTTCCTCCGTACAGGGGGCGAATCAGTGGTACTACAAGGAGTGGAACGGCAGCAGCTACGCCAATATGACGTGGAACGCGACGGACCGAAAATGGAAGGGGACGGGCTCGTACATCGGCATGTGGGGGCCGAATTTCGTCCACCCGGAGAGCAACGACGCGGTCAAAGCATGGCTGGCCCCGAGTACGGGCACGGTGATGATCAAAGGAACGGCAGCCAAGTGGGATACGGGCGGCGGCGACGGCGTGCGGATCAAAATCATGAAAAACGGCACCCCGCTGTGGCCATCCAGCGGCTGGCAGACGATTGCGGCGACCGATCGGCTCGGCGTACAGTTCGGCGTCATCGCGAACGTCGCTGCCGGCGATTACGTTTATATCGTCGTCAACAAGAACGGCACCGACAGCTATGACACGACCGTGCTGGATGCGATGATCTCCTACAAACCGGTTTTTAACGCATCGACCGACTTCCTGACGTATCAGGGCGGCTGGAACTGGAGCTATCTGCAGGGCAATGCCGCTCCCTATACGAACATGAACTGGAACGCGGCCGACAAGACGTGGCGGGGCACGAACGCGTGGAATATCATTCACGACGGCGGGCTGATGCATCCGGACGCCGACGACACGGTGCGGGCGTGGACCGCCCCGGCATCGGGTACGGTGCGCGTCACGGGCAACGCGCGGAAGCAGGATACGAACGGCGGGGACGGCGTCCGGGTCAAGATCTTGAAGAACGCCGCGCAGCTATGGCCGGCGAGCGGCTGGCAGGCGATCGCCTACAACGACGCGACGGGTGCCAGCCATTCGCTGACCGTCAGCGTGACGGCGGGCGACGTGCTCTACTTCGTCCTGGACAAGAACGGAAATAACAGTTACGACACGACGTACTGGAGTCCGAACATTTTGTATACGTAACGCGACCGCAAACAGGTCCGCAACCCGACCGCACCGACCGCAACCCGACCGCAACCCGACCGCACCGACCGCAACCCGACCGCAGTCCGACCGCACCGACCGCAACCCGACCGCACCGACCGCAACCCGACCGCAGTCCGACCGTATAGCGAGGATCGCCTGCCCGCAGCCCATGGTCGGCGGCAAGCTCTTCCCTTTCTTTCGATTCGCTTCGTTCCGGGTACAATATACCATCGGAAACGTCGGGATGACGGACGGAAGGGGAGAGACGGGCGGATGATCAATACGATAATCGTGCTGGCGCTCATCGCATGCACGGCTTTCTTCGTGGCCGCGGAATATGCGGTCATACGGGTGAGAATGAGCCGGATCGAGCAGATGGTCGCCGAGGGCAACAAAAAGGCGTCGGCGGTCAAGCAGATCGTGGCCAGATTGGACGAGTACCTGTCGGCATGCCAACTGGGCAACACGCTGACCAACCTGGCGCTCGGCTGGCTGGGCGAATCGACGGTGGAGCATTTGCTGAGTCCGGTTTTCGGGCTTTTCGCGCTGCCGGAGTCGGTGGAGACGGTCGTATCCTTCGTGATCGCGTTCCTCATCCTCACCTTCCTCGAGGTCGTGGTCGGGGAGCTGCTGCCCAAGATCGTGGCGATTCAGAAGGCTGAATCGCTGGCGCTCGCGTTGGCAAGACCGCTTATGATTTTTTTCAAAATCACCTATCCGTTCAGCTGGCTGCTTAACCGTTCGGCGCGGCTGCTCACGGGCATGTTCGGGATGAAGCCGCTCTCCGAAACGGACAACACCCGCACGGAAGCCGAGCTGCGCCTCATTTTGTCGGAAGGCTACAAGAGCGGCATCATCAACTCCTCGGAGTTTCGTTATGTGACCAACATCTTCGAGCTGGACGATATGGTCGCCAAAGGGATCATGATCCCGCGGCGGGACGTGGCGTTCATCGACGAGAGCGAGACGGTGCAGGAGGTCGTGGCCCGTACTTCGCTGGACGCCTATGATCTATATCCGGTGACGGCGGGCGGCGATAAGGATACGGTAGTCGGGCTGATCGATTACAAGGAGCTGCTGACGACGTATATTCGCCATCCGGGAGAGCCGGACATGCCCGTCAAGCCTTACATCGAGCCGGTGCTGCAGCTGCTGGACACCGTATCCGTACAGGAGATTCTGCTGCTCATGCAAAAAAAGGACATCCATATGGCGGTGCTCCTCGACGAATACGGCGGAACTTCGGGCATCGTCACGATCCGCGACATCATCGCGCGCATCGTCGGAGAGCGGAGGCAGCAGCGCGACGAGGACGGCCGCCCGCTGATCCAGCAGCTCGGGGACGGTCAATACGCGCTGAGCGGCACGCTTATGATCGAGGAGACCAACCGCCTGCTGAAAACGGAGATCGAAGACGACGAAGGCGTGTACACGTTGGGCGGCTGGCTCATGTCCGAGCTGGAGGAGGCGATGCCTGGCGCCGAAGTGTCCGCGGACAACTATACGTTCGTCGTCGCGGAGATGGAAAACCGCCAGATCAAGCGCGTTAACGTGCGACGCTCGGCCGCGGCGGTGGACGATATGCAGGAGGCCGCGGCCCCCTCTGCGGAGTATCATTCTTAAAGCGCAGTTCGTGATTTGCAGAACGCGCGGCAAAGCGAATGCGCTCAGGAACCGCACAGCGATGTGCGGTTTTTTGAGCGTACCTGAAAGTGAAAATTTGGCGGCGATTCGCGGGCAGGGCAGTAAGCGCGCTATCCGCGTATCGGCTATCGGCTATTGGCGTTTCGGCGTGTGGCGCTGTTCGGTTGTGCTGCGGCTCGAAATAACTGCATTTGTGCAGGTATTTTTCTCGGACCAACGACGCGCGACGGAAAAACTGCAAATATGCAGGTAAATTTAATCCGTAAGCCGAAATTCGGGCTGATGGGGCAAAAAAGCTGCATTTTTGCATCTATCCAGTCTAAAAGAGGTTAGACCGGCAAAAATAGATGTATATTTGCAGGCTTTGCGGTGCAAGAACGGCGCCGCAAGAAGCCGCCGCTGCAAGCGCGAAAGCAGCGTTACAAAACGACGAGGGCGCTGAAGCGTGCGGTAAGCGAGGAAACCGGCGTGTTTACAGGGAAAGGGCACGCTCGAAATCATTTGGCGGAGGAATTGTAAAAATAAAATGCGGTTTGTGTAAAAATAAAAGAAAAAACGAGGATTTTAATGGATACGGGAGCATGCGACGGGCTGACGCCGCCTCGTGGGCGGAGAGGCTCGTTTATCAATATTCAGAAAATTTGAATAATTGAATCCGCTGTCTTATAATGAGGGCAACTCAAACGAAAGGGGATAGTCCAATGGGCCAGGTAAGCGAAGCATATCCGCAGCGTACGGAAATGTGTCGAACGCAACCGCCCGGCAATTGACGTAACGCGGCGGTCCGGGTATGCGGGAATCCAACGATTACGAGCAAGGGACGACTCTTCGGCAAGCAAGGCGCGAACCGGTCGGTTCGGACGGCGAGCGGATAAGAAAGCGCACGATGATGCAGAGAACGACGATTAAACGAACGGCAAATAAACGAACGATGCAGTAAACGAACGATGCAATAAACGAACGACGAATAAACGAACGATGAGCAAGAGAACGGCGAAAAAAGTATGAGGTGAGAGGTGTCGCGGCAAACGAGCGCCAAGGGCGCCGGCAAGACCCTTTAAACGCACGAATGCGCGTACGACCTTTTGGAGGTCACATTTAAAATGAAGTCTAAGAAGATTACGATCATGCGCAAGCGAATCTGGATGAATCTTCGGAAACTTAAGATGGGAGCGTCTTGAGACAATTGAATAGCAAACCAGAACAGTAGAACACCCGGTTATCAGCTGTTAACCGGGTGTTCTGTTTGTCGTGGGCGCATATTCGGAGCGGCTGATCAGCGGCGGGCGCTTCGGCTTTCGAGCAGTCCGTACTTTTTGCGGATGCGATCGAGCAGCCGTACCCAGCTGAGGCCGAAGAAGCCGAGGAACAGCACGTTCGCCGCCGCGTGAGCGAGATCGAAGTAGAAGCTCTGGGCGTATGTGATCAGGAAGAGCTGCCAGCCGAAGGCGTCGGGGAGGCTGAGCAGCGACCACACGTTCATGATCCAGCCGAAAAGGAAGCCCCAGACGAGGCCGAAGGCGCACAGGCCGATCCGCGACTTCATGAAGCGCGTATGGCGCAGCCAGCCGGCCGAGGCGCCGACCATGCCCCAGGCGAACATTTGCCAGGGCGTCCAGGGGCCCTGACCGAGGAACAGATTCGAGGCGAGCGCGGCGACCGCCCCGACGATGAAGCCGGCTTCGCTGCCGAAGACGAGCGCAGCGACGATAACGACGAAGGACGTAGGCTTAAAGCTCGGCAGCGGCGCGAACGCGATCCGTCCCAGCGCAGCGACGGCCGCCATCGCGGCCAGCATCGCGATCTCGCGCGGCTCGAGCCTGCGCCGTTCGAAGCGGACGAATAGCGGCGCCATGGCCAGCGTCATCGCGACGGCCGACAGGAGCAGGTAGTGGCCGTCCCAGATCGCCGAAGCGACGGCCAGGCCGGCGGCGAGGAGAATGGCGGCGATCAGGAGCGCGCGGCTTCGCTTGTCCATCTGCGCATAACCTCCTCCGCCGTAACGGCGTCCGGATACCGGTGCCTGACCGCCCGGTTTACGGCTGTCGTGTAAAAATAGTTGCCGCCGAAGAAGAGCGGCGGCTCCGCGGCGGCGGCGATCTCTCCGTCGTAGAGCAGGGCGCACCGGTCGGCGTGGCGGGCGGCGAATTCGGCGTCGTGCGTCACCATGACGATCGTCATGCCTTCCTCGCGCAGCTGCAGGAGGAGAGCTGCGAAGGCTTCCTTGGCATCGGGATCGAGCCCCTTGGTCGGCTCGTCGATGCAGAGGATGTCCGGGCGCGGGAGAAGGGCGAGCGCGAGCGCCAGCTTCTGCTGCTGGCCGCCGCTGAGATCGTGCGGATGCCGGTCCGATAGCGCGCCGAGATCGAACGCCTCCGTCCAATGCGCGATCTCGGCGGCGGCCGCGCCGCCCCTGTATCCGGCGTGCTCGGCCTCTCTCTCGAATTCTTCGCGTACGGTGTCGCTGCTGAAGTAGAGCATCGGGTTTTGCGCGAGATAGCCGAGCTTGCGTCCCGGCGCGATCGCGATCTTGCCGCGCTGCGGCTTGCGCAAGCCCGCCATGAGCTGCAGCAGCGTGGACTTGCCCGCGCCGTTGCCGCCAAGGATGGCGAGCAGCTCGCCTTCGCGCACTTGGAGACTCAACTTGCGCAGAACATCGGGGAGGTCGCGCTCGAAGCGGTAGGTAAGCTCGCGACAGGACAGCGCTTCGGCGAAGCCTTGGGCGCCTTGGCGGGCTGACAAGCGAAGCAGGCTGCGCAGCTGGGAGACGCCGCTTGAAGCCGGCGGCCGGCGGGTCTCTGCGCCGTCCGCGGACGCCTGTCCGTGCGGACCGCCTGCCATAGGCGCATGGTCTGCCGGTCCGTCCGAAGCCGCGCGTTCCTCGGCCAGCCGGTCGAGCGCGGCGACCGCCTCGCGCACGGTAAGCGGTAGCGGCGTGTCCGGCGCGGCCGCCGTTCGATCCGCGGCGCCAGTACCTGCGTCGTCTAGCGCGGCGAGCAATCTGGCGACGGACGGCACGTACAGCCGCTCGCGCGGATCGTCGGTCGCCCAGATCCGCCTGCAGACTTCGCCGGGCGAGCCGTCATGCCGGATTCGGCCGTCCGCCATGACGACCAGCCGGTCCGCAAGCGGCAAAATGTCGTCCAGCCGATGCTCGCTCGCGATGACCGTCACGCCGAACTCCTCGTTCAGCCGGCGCAGCAGATGCACGAACTCGCGGGCGGCGACGGGATCGAGCTGGGACGTCGGCTCGTCGAGAAGCAGCAGACGCGGCTGGAGCAGGAGCACGGACGCCAGGTTCACGAGCTGGGTCTGTCCGCCGGAGAGCTCGTGCACGGAGCGCTGCATGAGCGGCTCCAGCCCGAAGAAGCTGGACAGCTCGGCCAGCCGCTGACGCATGACGACCTGCGGAAAGCCTCTGTTTTCCATCGAGAATGCCAGCTCGTGCCATACCGTATCCATCACGATCTGGCTCTCGGGATGCTGGAAGACAAAGCCGATCTCTTCGGCCGCGCGCCCGTCCGGCAGCGCAGCCAGCGGCCAGCCATCATAGCGCACGCTGCCGGACAGATCGCCGACGGGCGCAAGCTCGCGCTTGAAGTGGCGGAGCAGCGTCGTTTTGCCGGAGCCGGAAGCCCCGCACAGCACGACGAACTCGCCTTTGCGTATGGACAGGTCCACTTCCGTCAGCGCAGGCTGGGCCGCGTCCGGATAGCGGAAGGTCAGGCGCTGCGCCGCGACGATCTCCATCGGTATCTCTCCCTCGTTTCGAATACGATCGGCATGCCTACGAAAAGCGCGAATATCGCGAAATGAATCCATTCAAAGGACCCGAGCCGGAGCGTCTCCATCCGCGGGAAAAGCGTGAGCAGGCCCCACCCCTCCCGCCAGCCCGCGAGCGCGAGCAGCAGCAGCAAGCCGAGTATGGCGAGCGTCGCCCGGTCGCGGCGATCCATTCGGTACGGGTAAAAGGCGGTCCGCTTGGCCGTGCCGTAGCCGCGCGCTTTCATCGAATCGCCGGTGCGCATCGCGTCCTCAAGCGACCAGGTCATCAGGATGCGAAGCAGCAGCGCGCCGTTCCGCAATCTGCGAATCGGACCGCCGGTCCGCATGTCGATGCCGCGCGACCGCTGGATCAGCTCGATCTGCTTGAACCTGCGGGCGAACAGCGGGATAAACCGCAGCGTCATCCAGGCGTGCAGGGCCGTCTGGGGCAGAATGGCGGAGAACAAGTACATGAACTTGTCCGTCGTCATCACCACGCGATAGGAGACGAACATCAGCAGCACGGCGAGGATGGTCATCATCGTCATGACGCCGTAGAGGACGGCCTCAAGCGTGATCGGCTGATCCATCATATAAAAAAGAATATGCCGTCCGCGGTGGGACAGCAGCGGATTGACGATCGCGAACAGCCCGCCGATCAGCAAGTAGTAGGGAAGCGAGCGCGCCAGAATCCGGCCCTGCCGCTGCAGAAGCAGGAGCGCTGTCAGCAGAACGAGCGACGCCAATTGGTAGACGGGATGAGTCAGCATCAGTCCGAGCAGGATCACGCCGGCGTAATAGATGAAGCAGACGAGCGGATGGAGGCCGGCAAAACCGCCTGCGTTCACGACCCTGTCTCCGTGCCGTCCGTGCCTTTTCCGACATCCTTGCCCATGTCGAGCGTATACAGCCATTCTACGACGTCGCCGGGTTTCAGCTTGTAAGCGCCCGCGCTCTTGCCCGGAAATTCCCCGTTCACGCGGAACAGCCAGCCGCTCTTCGCGCCCTTGTCGAACTCGTATAAATTATCGATGCCTTCTACATAAGCGGCCGCGCCGCTGCCTTGATACTCCATTTGCATCTTGCGGCTGCGGGTCGCGCGCTTCAGCGCGTCGAGCACGCTGTCCCCGGACTTGAGCTCGACCGCGGCGGGAGACAGGATCGTGCCTGTATCGCTGTCGCCCACAATCGAAAGGGTGATTTCGGCCTTTTGCGGCGCCTGGGTCGCAGCCGGGGAAGGGCTGGTCGTCGCTTGGCCGGACTGCGGAGGGGACGAAGGCTTGCCGCCGACGGTCCCGTTAGGCGTAGGCGACGTTGTCGGCGTGGCGACGGGGGCAGAGGCTTCAGGTTGTGCCGAAGCCGAGCCGGCATTGGCAGTCGCCGGCGGTATCCGGCCGCCGGAAGGCTTGGCAGTACCGGCGGTGGACGCGGCGCCTGGCGTGGCCGTCGGGCTGGCGCCGTCGGGCATGACGCCAGGCGTCGTTGTGTTGCCCGTCGCCGTTGCGGAAGCCTGCGCGCTTGCATGCGGGCTTGCTTTCGGGTCTGCTTGCGGGCTTGCCGAGGACTCGGCGACTCCTGGCTGCCGTGTCTGTGCCGCCGGTGATGACGGAGCGAAGGCGCTCGACTGACCGGACGCCGCCCCGTCATCGGAGCCGGACCCGCCGCAGCCGGCGGCCATGAGCAGCGCGGCCAGCAGGACGAACAATGCCGCGAGCCGGCCCTTGCGAATTTGCTTCACTTCCAGTCCCTCCTTGCGTATGCGCATGCTGTCTATTTAGATGAAGCCAGATTTAGATTTTTAAGCCGGAGGGCGGTCACGGCAGCCATCTCGCGGGTTACGGTGCCCGACGGATCGAAGACGCCGGCGGCGCCAAGCAGAATGCCCTTGTTCGCGACCGCATTAACGTAAGGCAAGGAAGCCGCGCGAATGCTGGAGGCATCCCGCCAAGCCGTGCCGCTCTGCGACTCGGACAGGCCGAAGGCGCGGCCGATCATGACAGCCATCTGCTCGCGCGTGATCGGATCGCCGGGCTTGAAGGCCGTCGCCGATACGCCGTTGACGATGCCGGCGCGGGCGGCTTGCATGACGGCCCCATAGTACCAGGCGGACGGCTGGACGTCGGCGAACGAGACTTCGCCGGTCATGCCGGCGAAGCCGGGACCTTGCGCTGCGCTCAGCCTGTCGCCGGCCAGCCTGACAAGCAGGGCGGCGAACTCGGCGCGCGTGATGCCGCGCTTCGGTTCGAAACGAAGCGGAGAGGCGCTCGTGCCGGATAGCAGCTTGGCCGTGTAAGCTTGATGCACCGCATCTGAGGCCCATCCGGCGATCTGCCTTTCGTCCGCGAACCGTTCGGCGGCGATCCGGTACAGCCCGGGAGCTCCGTCCGCATAACGGTCGTATGCGACCAGCGCCAGCATCGCTTGCTCCGTCGCGATGGCGTCGGAAGCGCCGCCCGGCGTGTGCGCGAAGCCGCCTTCAGCCGTCCGATACGCCAGCAACGCTTCCAGCAGGCCTCCGCCGGCCTTGACGAAGTCAGCGCCGGCAGGATCGCGCCCCGCCGCGGTCAGGCCGATGACGACCTGCGCGGCCGTCTCGCTGTTTTCGTCGCGCTCGAGCTTGAAGCCGCCGTCCGTCAACTGGACGGACGAGAGATAGGCGACGGCGCGGCCGATCGCCGCAGCTACGGCGGCCGAGCTGTTGCCGCCTTGCACGGCAGCGCCGGCCCCGGCGGCGCCGCCTTCGGCGGCATTCGCGTAAGGCGCGAGCGCGGCCAGCGCCATCGCGGTAATGTCCGCGTTGCCGGCTTCGCCGGCGGCCAGCGGGAAGCTGCCGTCCGCGTTCTGCAGCGCGAGCAGCCAATCGACGAGCTTGGCGCGCGTCCAGACCGCGCCGACCGGGACGTCGTAGCCGCCGCTGTCGAGCGCGAGCAGCGCGAAGATCGGGCCGTTGGCGCCCTGGAGCGTCAGCTTGGCGTGGTTATACACCGCGGCCACGAGATCATAGCCCGCGAACGCGCGGGGATCGGCTCCGGCCGCCCGGACGGCGAGGACGATGCGTTCCAGGTCCGTCGCCTTGCGATACGCGCCGCCTGCGGCCTTCACCTGCGCAGCCAGCTCCGCAAGGTAGGCATCCGGAACGCCGCCTCCCGAGCGTCCGAGCGCGAAGGCTTCCCATTCGGACAGCCCGGCGGCAGGCTTGGCAAGCAGAAGCTTGCGGAGCGCCGCGACGTCGGCTTTGTAGGAGGGGCTCGATCCGTCGCCCCCATCCGGCTTGACGCCCGCATTCCCGCCGGAGCCGGAATTCGGAGCGCCTACGTCAGCGCCCAGATCGAGCGTATAGCGCCAGACGACCGAATCGCCCGGCTTCAGCCGGTACATGCTGGCGCTGCCGGCGGGATATAATCCGCCGACCTCGTACATCCAGCCGCTTT from the Cohnella hashimotonis genome contains:
- a CDS encoding S-layer homology domain-containing protein, yielding MPNVRSLFQHTLSPSLRSYRAWPLALMLIVALAVCLAAPAAAAVTDANGAATGTVTLSVVGDAQRGTLLPATQVELRNGDTAYSVLERTLPGKVKSSGSGETLYVSSIDGLSELDLGPKSGWMYEVGGLYPAGSASMYRLKPGDSVVWRYTLDLGADVGAPNSGSGGNAGVKPDGGDGSSPSYKADVAALRKLLLAKPAAGLSEWEAFALGRSGGGVPDAYLAELAAQVKAAGGAYRKATDLERIVLAVRAAGADPRAFAGYDLVAAVYNHAKLTLQGANGPIFALLALDSGGYDVPVGAVWTRAKLVDWLLALQNADGSFPLAAGEAGNADITAMALAALAPYANAAEGGAAGAGAAVQGGNSSAAVAAAIGRAVAYLSSVQLTDGGFKLERDENSETAAQVVIGLTAAGRDPAGADFVKAGGGLLEALLAYRTAEGGFAHTPGGASDAIATEQAMLALVAYDRYADGAPGLYRIAAERFADERQIAGWASDAVHQAYTAKLLSGTSASPLRFEPKRGITRAEFAALLVRLAGDRLSAAQGPGFAGMTGEVSFADVQPSAWYYGAVMQAARAGIVNGVSATAFKPGDPITREQMAVMIGRAFGLSESQSGTAWRDASSIRAASLPYVNAVANKGILLGAAGVFDPSGTVTREMAAVTALRLKNLNLASSK